Proteins found in one uncultured Desulfuromonas sp. genomic segment:
- a CDS encoding Ig-like domain-containing protein, translating into MARKLKWFSKRLVSNPSLSNVKDYAEPLSLEPRFLYDASGVSAALSVLADAAFDGDSSHSDGHSADAQRDAEPLRETVQSVEALIPENALGASEHTVVIVDPSVPDSEQLLALLGSDSTVYVLGADDNGLEQVQRILADNPQTDTVHILSHGADDMIRLGDTVLNHETVSDYGTVLQQWGDSLSENADILFYGCSAAQSREGQSLFEQVARWTNADVAASVDITGAHALGGDWDLEYAVGNIESLLPVSPPVLESYHHVMEATAVTDANSDGQRVTAEDTELAIEGISITDMDAPETMTVRIQTTGGTSSLVLSGDVTVTSGTISSADFSLSGSFADINATLNSLAFTNELNQNSSTGGYSPQIVITARDVTNDGIATSLTVDNISVSAVNDAPVLNGDPLLVDEGGSASFSLAQLADSADALDADIATGQQVLAQQMITINSLPTHGVLTYQGGVVAVGQVIPVTDLGQLLYSHTGGDLASATTESFAVTVSDGGGGQTSGTLDITLLPQNAAPSISGSPSLIEGQVKVVAPGIDLGDSYDTLTNSTITISNIVEGGQGTLFIDANGNNQVDSGEELSGTVTLTATQRANLATQLKFFHNGEEPNAPTAVTPSFQISVTDAGGGEGGAAAQTTSETIEIDISPNNDDPTLTNSHPTEGAAHGIGEGTVTILDGSMLQAADQDLNPADLSQTIPANQLVYTIETRPDQGEIQLKLGATGGYDDNGWLTLGEGGRFTQEDIDAGNVRYVQTTALTTSDTITDAFGFTLRDSAFGYDVWGDPANPTGGREGGLRDAPEYAGLSVRSFYLTITGNDDAHVIYEGDPREATAGYGTSPDQTLDYEFKAIVTSPGNTADNVAPVWNEANIATSTDGGYVITQQMLEYEITRTAKDTEGTELASIVLPADETVYTLTQQPPNGELQRFRDGGWETIATYGQFTQDDINNGLIRFVHDGSENHTATFGYTVSDGTADHYSDTFDIDVAPTNDRPTAGGGTTQVDEGDGNAVRLGTDVLGMDDIDLSMDAAKQVDEGAEDFLWFKITDLPDDGTLQRWNGSAWVAVDTAVWLPATLLTAAADGESSGLRYVHDGSEPLTYAGGPKVTFNYVVRDDLADPADPLATDASAPDDISGSTQSNQSEQTTATINIIPVNDAPQVADRPGDGDPTIGDTITDGGATTGTNVILADIPEGGNAVISSAFLTAIDPDNTTVQRQYRITESTTEGTLLLNGKTLGVGSTFTQSDIDSGNLTYRHNGDEVAALTSDALGTYHDKFHFVVNDGVAEDSGSGADDNVFLMTFSPMNDLPTVEAPNSLDVLASGSTAVAVAGITVDDIDLDDIIAGAEEDFLRVEIEVLDGSEVLVSGAHLAYSGADPSSGSRAYVSGKATNALILQGTKAEVQAALDALTVAFDNDEDSSAHKIRVTVDDRLYDASGNLDSGANGGNSATNNTDGTPINADNNRLVTEITLTASNSNDVPTITNGSAYSVNEDAAVTLNGFTLSDVDSFDNQVSVTVQLFNDAGRTTLANTATQGTLTYSGLSNVTATGTNTVTLSGTLANVQTALNQIQFKGATDYNGAATGNGTLYLETTLTDAGHADVPGGNSVTVDNDITIVPVNDAPVLTVPGNQAMASGSAIDLSGFAVQDTRDTAQGATDYIEVTVDALDGAVAYGTLTVQTPGSATVDNNGTSSVTVKGTSAEVGAALNSLRYTPADANVDKVITIKTTADDRNGGVGNGTEGTGVDGNNTDVETFTIAVSNTNEAPVLTVPSPISVAEDSSATTVSGISYTDSDDFGGDEQVTVSVDHGSVDFGTKTGLSVVSGGYGSSTVTISGTKQELNTALGTLTYTPTADYHGGDTLTVTVDDQGLVGAGGAQSDTETIAITVTPVNDRPVATTNVTLAAVSEDSTPSGVTFSSLNFAYSDATDDQTANSGNDTSTANSYVAIVGNAAAAAQGTWQVSDGSGGWIDIPASGLSVTNALVFDVATQVRFVPAADFNGTPGSLNVRLADSSQVLTTSTAASDLKNLNDTANGDADLTTGAWNSANRTISISVTALNDAPTSTGSDPTITVVEDAADPSGQTVSALFSGNYSDAADAVTDGSSANALAGVAITGLVNDKGVWQYSTDGGTSWSGVTSVADTNALVLAATDQLRFLPTTANYNGTPGDSLTVRLIDASNGAVVSQSRVDVSGVNSGGTTAYSDSGNSVALGAAVTPQNDVPTLTSDGATSDIAVTATESAAVTGSANAFEVSLLSNVAVTDLDLATTSALDGSTFGGGSVTVTLADKIPGDLLTVDDSLGGISSVTAYDSATGKLVVNLAQDATIAQVQTILEAVKYAHQSDDPTALKSGTADNERAFSVVLSDGNNVQSGGNAGGPAPLEATVSGTITISAVNDPPVATDNTNSVTEDVAAPVTGNVIDDDNGHGVDSDPDTPTDDLKISQIVGDGGSAAIASGSTSASNGTEIQGKYGTLTIGADGSYSYDLDDTNPTVNALATGQQLTDEVFTYTLSDGTATATATLTVTINGHSDGDPQIVAVDGNAGASGEASVAESGLRSTGDNAETTTGVISVTAPDGIATVTIGGQSFTIAQLQSYSTAGPSAVIDTGEGLLRLTGLTNDGGPSDAPTQAGVHYTYTLKQAQDQPGADESTDSIFLAVTDKKDVTGEGTLTVAILDDVPTAVADSGTVLAGQTLDVSAANGVLANDTAGADGWHADGAVVGVAAGNSGVPVGGVAMEIVGAHGTLTLHADGSYSYAADPNAAPLTPQVSDDFIYTVRDADGDETTALLTITVVNNRTPDANNDARTTPEDTPISGNVISGGGDGDVADGDDDGDTLTVTQIRIDGTTYTVPENGSVSVDLAGQGTLVMSGDGSYGFTPVADWHGTVPGILYTVSDGTGADNGTATARLDIVVTPVVDIADDAATTRVNQPVTTPVLDNDSFEGTPRITAFTPPGHGTVTDNGDGTLTYTPEEGYTGSDSYTYTVTSGGVTETATVTISVTNDALIANDDARTTPEDTPISGNVISGGGDGDVADSDGDGDTLTVTQIRIDGTTYAVPENGSVSVDLAGQGTLVMSGDGSYDFTPVADWHGTVPGILYTVSDGTGADNGTATARLDIVVTPVVDIADDAATTRVNQPVTTPVLDNDSFEGTPRITAFTPPGHGTVTDNGDGTLTYTPDEGYTGSDSYTYTVTSGGVTESATVTLDVTDTPTPDPDPGPGPGPGPEPDPDGDVPPLPEVDPGWNGEQPEGSEPPSDGGHGATDNPTSPEDDPMGDDPSYPGDNDLFDPVPHLASVFDAEHRKADYDLVLDMEIHDQMARIRETFSYKVPDSTFAIKLTSDAPLDETPRIHLKAQLASGAPLPEWLHFKPESATFSGTPPEGMDVVDVKVIAYTEDGQEAEVVFSIIIQPQKTAAPGANDTAGEGEDADGPSQPASGTSEIKAEGIAAGLSLSLAGLFRRPQRGVLDGVACAESCRFERQRRQLLEDLGLHGD; encoded by the coding sequence ATGGCAAGAAAATTAAAGTGGTTTTCAAAACGTCTGGTTTCCAATCCTTCGCTCTCAAATGTCAAAGATTATGCTGAGCCATTATCTCTCGAACCACGGTTTTTATATGATGCATCAGGCGTTTCCGCCGCATTGAGTGTTCTGGCGGATGCCGCTTTTGATGGTGACTCTTCGCATTCCGATGGCCATTCAGCGGATGCTCAACGTGACGCTGAGCCCCTTCGAGAGACCGTTCAATCCGTCGAGGCACTTATTCCGGAAAACGCGCTTGGTGCCAGTGAGCACACAGTCGTCATTGTCGATCCCTCCGTGCCCGACAGTGAACAGTTGCTGGCGTTGTTAGGCAGCGACTCGACGGTCTATGTCCTTGGTGCGGACGACAACGGTCTGGAACAGGTTCAACGCATTCTTGCCGACAATCCACAAACTGACACCGTACATATTCTGTCCCACGGTGCCGATGACATGATCCGGTTGGGAGATACGGTACTCAATCACGAAACGGTCTCTGATTACGGGACGGTTCTTCAGCAATGGGGTGACTCTCTGAGTGAAAATGCCGATATCCTGTTTTACGGTTGCTCTGCGGCTCAATCTAGAGAAGGACAATCCCTGTTCGAACAGGTGGCACGGTGGACCAATGCGGATGTTGCCGCATCCGTCGATATCACCGGGGCGCACGCTTTGGGCGGCGATTGGGATCTCGAATATGCCGTCGGCAATATTGAATCACTATTGCCTGTCTCACCCCCTGTACTCGAAAGTTATCACCATGTGATGGAAGCCACGGCCGTCACTGATGCCAATAGTGACGGCCAGCGTGTAACGGCTGAAGACACCGAACTGGCGATTGAGGGGATCAGCATTACTGATATGGATGCCCCGGAAACCATGACGGTACGGATTCAAACCACGGGGGGAACCAGTAGCCTAGTGTTAAGCGGTGACGTGACCGTGACCTCGGGAACCATCAGCAGCGCGGATTTTTCCCTTTCCGGTTCCTTCGCGGACATCAACGCGACCCTGAACAGTCTGGCCTTTACCAATGAACTCAACCAGAACAGTTCCACCGGCGGTTATTCGCCGCAGATTGTCATCACGGCCCGGGATGTTACCAATGACGGAATCGCAACCTCACTGACGGTTGACAATATCAGTGTCAGTGCCGTTAACGACGCGCCTGTTCTCAACGGAGACCCGCTTCTTGTAGATGAAGGCGGGAGTGCATCGTTCAGCCTCGCCCAGCTTGCCGATTCCGCGGACGCTCTTGATGCCGATATCGCCACCGGCCAGCAAGTGTTGGCCCAACAGATGATCACCATCAATTCTCTGCCGACGCACGGTGTTCTGACCTATCAGGGCGGTGTTGTTGCCGTGGGGCAGGTGATTCCGGTCACCGATCTCGGCCAGTTGCTTTACAGTCATACCGGAGGTGATCTGGCCAGCGCAACAACTGAAAGCTTTGCCGTCACGGTCAGTGACGGCGGCGGCGGACAGACGTCCGGCACGCTCGATATCACCCTTTTACCCCAAAATGCGGCACCCTCCATCAGCGGCAGTCCGAGTCTGATTGAAGGTCAGGTCAAGGTGGTGGCTCCCGGTATTGATTTGGGCGACAGCTACGATACCCTGACCAATTCAACGATCACCATCAGCAACATTGTCGAAGGCGGACAGGGAACATTGTTCATCGACGCCAACGGGAACAACCAGGTCGATAGCGGCGAAGAGCTCAGCGGCACCGTCACTCTGACGGCAACCCAACGCGCCAATCTGGCGACGCAGTTGAAATTCTTCCACAACGGCGAGGAACCCAATGCCCCGACTGCCGTCACGCCCTCATTTCAAATCAGCGTCACCGATGCCGGCGGCGGTGAAGGTGGAGCCGCCGCGCAAACCACTTCCGAGACGATTGAGATCGATATTTCCCCCAACAACGATGATCCGACCCTCACCAATAGCCACCCGACGGAAGGGGCTGCCCACGGCATCGGCGAAGGTACGGTGACGATTCTTGACGGCAGTATGCTTCAGGCCGCCGATCAGGATCTCAATCCCGCAGATCTCAGCCAGACGATACCGGCGAATCAACTGGTCTATACCATTGAGACCCGACCGGACCAGGGGGAAATTCAACTGAAGCTCGGCGCGACGGGCGGCTATGACGATAACGGTTGGCTCACTCTGGGAGAGGGGGGGCGTTTCACCCAGGAGGATATCGACGCCGGCAATGTCCGTTACGTGCAGACAACCGCGCTGACCACCAGCGATACGATCACGGACGCCTTCGGTTTTACCTTGCGTGATTCGGCCTTCGGTTACGATGTCTGGGGCGATCCCGCCAATCCGACGGGTGGCCGCGAAGGTGGCCTGCGGGATGCCCCTGAGTATGCCGGGCTGTCCGTGCGCAGTTTTTACCTGACCATTACCGGCAATGACGATGCGCATGTGATCTATGAGGGTGACCCGCGTGAGGCAACCGCCGGTTATGGCACGAGTCCGGATCAGACTCTGGACTATGAGTTTAAAGCCATTGTCACGTCACCCGGCAACACGGCGGACAATGTCGCGCCGGTGTGGAATGAAGCCAATATCGCCACCTCAACGGACGGCGGCTATGTCATCACCCAGCAGATGCTGGAATACGAAATCACCCGCACGGCCAAAGACACCGAGGGCACTGAACTGGCCTCAATTGTGCTGCCCGCCGACGAAACCGTCTATACCCTGACACAGCAGCCGCCCAACGGAGAACTGCAACGCTTCAGGGACGGTGGCTGGGAAACGATTGCCACCTATGGCCAATTTACCCAGGACGATATCAACAACGGCCTCATCCGGTTTGTCCATGACGGCAGCGAAAATCATACTGCGACCTTTGGTTATACGGTCAGTGACGGCACCGCCGATCATTACAGCGACACCTTTGATATCGACGTGGCCCCGACCAATGACCGGCCGACGGCCGGCGGCGGCACCACTCAGGTTGACGAGGGGGACGGCAACGCCGTTCGCCTTGGCACCGACGTGCTCGGCATGGACGATATCGATCTGAGCATGGATGCGGCAAAACAGGTCGACGAAGGTGCTGAGGATTTCTTGTGGTTCAAGATCACCGATCTTCCGGATGACGGCACTCTGCAACGCTGGAACGGATCGGCCTGGGTCGCTGTCGACACCGCCGTATGGTTGCCCGCCACGTTGTTGACTGCGGCCGCCGACGGCGAGTCCTCCGGCTTGCGCTATGTCCATGACGGCAGTGAGCCTCTGACCTATGCAGGCGGCCCCAAGGTGACTTTCAATTATGTCGTCCGCGATGACCTGGCGGACCCGGCGGACCCCCTGGCCACCGACGCCTCGGCACCCGACGACATCAGCGGCAGCACGCAGTCCAACCAGAGCGAGCAAACCACCGCCACCATTAATATTATTCCGGTCAATGATGCGCCGCAAGTGGCTGATCGACCGGGTGACGGCGATCCGACGATCGGCGACACCATCACTGACGGTGGGGCAACCACGGGGACAAACGTTATTCTCGCCGATATTCCCGAAGGGGGCAACGCCGTCATCAGTAGTGCTTTTCTGACCGCGATTGATCCCGACAATACCACGGTCCAGCGCCAGTACCGTATTACCGAATCGACGACCGAAGGAACCCTGCTGCTCAACGGCAAAACCCTGGGGGTTGGTTCCACCTTTACTCAAAGCGATATTGATTCGGGGAATCTCACCTATCGGCACAACGGCGATGAAGTGGCGGCACTCACTAGCGATGCCTTGGGGACCTATCACGATAAATTTCATTTCGTTGTCAATGACGGCGTTGCCGAAGATAGTGGTTCCGGCGCGGACGACAACGTCTTTTTGATGACATTCTCCCCCATGAATGACCTGCCGACGGTGGAAGCGCCCAACTCTCTGGATGTTCTGGCCTCCGGTTCGACGGCCGTGGCCGTGGCCGGTATCACCGTGGACGACATTGATCTTGATGATATCATCGCCGGTGCGGAAGAGGATTTTCTCCGTGTTGAAATTGAAGTGCTCGACGGCAGTGAGGTTTTGGTCTCCGGCGCCCATCTGGCCTATTCGGGCGCGGACCCCTCTTCCGGCAGCCGTGCCTATGTGAGCGGCAAGGCGACAAACGCCCTGATCCTCCAGGGGACAAAAGCCGAGGTTCAGGCGGCGCTCGACGCACTGACCGTTGCCTTTGATAACGATGAAGACAGTAGTGCCCACAAAATCCGCGTCACCGTCGATGACCGGCTGTATGATGCGAGCGGTAACCTTGACAGCGGTGCCAACGGCGGTAACAGTGCGACCAACAACACCGACGGCACACCGATCAATGCCGACAACAACCGACTCGTCACAGAGATCACCCTGACCGCGTCCAACAGCAACGACGTGCCGACGATAACCAACGGTAGCGCCTATTCGGTCAACGAAGACGCCGCCGTCACCCTGAACGGCTTCACCTTGAGCGACGTGGACAGTTTCGACAATCAGGTCAGCGTCACCGTGCAACTGTTCAATGACGCCGGACGTACCACTCTGGCCAATACCGCGACTCAGGGAACGTTAACCTATTCCGGGCTGAGTAATGTCACCGCCACCGGCACCAATACCGTGACTCTCAGCGGCACCTTGGCCAATGTGCAGACCGCTCTCAACCAGATCCAGTTTAAAGGGGCGACGGACTACAACGGTGCCGCAACAGGCAACGGAACCCTCTACCTCGAGACCACCTTGACCGACGCCGGTCATGCCGATGTGCCGGGCGGCAACTCGGTGACGGTGGACAACGACATTACCATCGTTCCAGTCAATGATGCGCCGGTATTGACCGTGCCGGGTAACCAGGCGATGGCCTCGGGCAGCGCCATTGATCTTTCCGGGTTTGCGGTTCAGGACACCAGAGATACCGCTCAGGGCGCCACCGATTATATCGAAGTGACGGTTGACGCGCTGGATGGCGCTGTCGCTTACGGCACTCTGACCGTCCAGACGCCTGGCAGCGCCACCGTCGACAATAACGGCACCAGTAGCGTGACCGTCAAAGGCACCAGCGCCGAGGTGGGTGCGGCCCTCAACAGTTTGCGATACACCCCCGCCGATGCCAACGTCGATAAAGTGATTACCATCAAGACAACGGCTGATGATCGTAACGGCGGCGTGGGTAACGGCACCGAAGGGACCGGTGTTGACGGCAACAATACCGATGTGGAAACCTTTACCATTGCCGTTTCCAACACCAATGAAGCTCCGGTTCTGACCGTTCCGTCGCCGATCAGCGTGGCCGAGGACAGCAGTGCGACCACGGTTTCCGGCATTTCCTACACCGACAGTGATGACTTCGGCGGTGATGAACAGGTCACCGTCAGTGTCGACCACGGCAGCGTTGATTTCGGCACGAAAACCGGACTGAGCGTAGTGAGTGGCGGCTACGGCAGTTCAACCGTCACCATTTCAGGCACCAAACAGGAACTCAATACCGCCCTCGGCACCTTGACCTACACACCGACGGCGGACTACCACGGCGGCGATACCCTGACCGTGACCGTCGATGACCAGGGTCTGGTGGGTGCGGGTGGCGCACAGAGCGACACCGAAACTATCGCCATCACCGTTACGCCGGTCAATGACCGTCCCGTAGCCACCACCAATGTGACGCTCGCGGCTGTCAGTGAAGACAGCACACCGTCCGGTGTGACCTTCTCCAGTCTGAACTTCGCATACAGTGACGCGACCGACGACCAGACCGCAAACAGCGGCAATGATACGTCAACGGCCAACAGCTATGTGGCCATTGTCGGCAATGCCGCCGCGGCCGCCCAGGGCACCTGGCAGGTATCCGACGGCAGCGGTGGCTGGATCGACATCCCGGCCTCGGGCCTGAGTGTCACCAATGCGCTGGTCTTCGATGTCGCGACGCAAGTCCGTTTTGTCCCTGCCGCGGATTTCAATGGCACGCCCGGCAGTCTGAATGTGCGTCTGGCGGATAGTTCTCAGGTGCTTACTACCAGCACCGCCGCCTCCGATCTGAAAAACCTCAATGATACGGCCAACGGTGATGCCGACCTGACCACCGGAGCCTGGAACTCTGCGAACCGCACCATCTCAATCAGCGTGACGGCCCTTAATGATGCACCGACCAGCACGGGTTCGGACCCAACCATAACCGTGGTTGAAGACGCGGCTGATCCTTCCGGGCAGACCGTTTCCGCCCTGTTCAGCGGCAATTATTCCGATGCCGCCGATGCGGTGACCGACGGTTCCAGCGCGAATGCTTTGGCCGGGGTGGCCATCACCGGCCTGGTCAACGACAAAGGAGTCTGGCAATACAGTACCGACGGCGGCACCTCATGGAGTGGCGTCACGTCAGTGGCGGACACGAATGCCCTGGTGCTGGCGGCCACGGATCAGTTGCGTTTTCTCCCGACAACGGCGAACTACAACGGCACGCCCGGCGACAGCCTGACCGTGCGACTGATCGACGCTTCGAACGGGGCGGTGGTCTCGCAAAGCCGTGTCGATGTCTCCGGCGTTAATTCCGGCGGAACAACCGCCTACAGCGACAGTGGCAACAGCGTGGCCCTCGGTGCCGCGGTGACGCCGCAAAATGACGTGCCGACCCTGACGTCCGATGGGGCAACCAGCGACATTGCCGTGACCGCCACCGAATCCGCCGCGGTAACCGGTTCCGCCAATGCCTTCGAGGTCTCTCTCCTCAGCAATGTCGCCGTTACGGATCTCGATTTAGCGACGACATCCGCGCTGGACGGCTCCACCTTCGGCGGCGGTAGCGTCACTGTGACCCTGGCCGACAAGATTCCCGGTGACCTGCTTACGGTCGACGACAGTCTGGGTGGCATCTCAAGTGTCACCGCCTACGATTCAGCCACGGGAAAACTGGTCGTCAACCTGGCGCAAGATGCCACCATCGCGCAGGTCCAGACAATTCTCGAAGCCGTTAAATATGCCCACCAAAGCGACGATCCAACCGCACTTAAATCGGGCACCGCCGATAACGAGCGCGCCTTCTCGGTTGTATTGAGCGACGGCAATAACGTGCAATCCGGCGGCAATGCCGGAGGTCCCGCCCCACTGGAGGCGACGGTTTCCGGCACCATCACCATCAGCGCGGTGAACGATCCGCCTGTAGCAACGGACAATACCAATTCCGTGACCGAAGACGTCGCGGCTCCGGTTACAGGGAACGTCATCGACGATGACAACGGTCACGGTGTGGACAGTGATCCGGACACGCCCACCGACGATCTGAAAATCAGCCAGATCGTCGGCGACGGCGGCAGCGCAGCCATTGCTTCCGGCAGCACAAGCGCGAGTAACGGAACGGAAATTCAAGGGAAATACGGCACCCTGACCATCGGTGCCGACGGCAGCTATAGTTACGATTTGGACGATACCAATCCGACCGTCAATGCTCTGGCCACGGGACAACAGCTGACGGACGAAGTGTTTACCTACACCCTGAGCGACGGCACGGCCACCGCCACCGCCACCTTGACTGTGACCATCAACGGACATAGCGACGGTGACCCGCAAATTGTTGCCGTCGACGGCAATGCCGGAGCAAGCGGAGAGGCAAGCGTCGCCGAGAGCGGGCTGCGCTCTACGGGCGACAATGCGGAAACGACAACCGGCGTGATTTCGGTGACGGCACCGGACGGCATCGCCACCGTCACTATTGGAGGTCAGAGCTTCACCATTGCGCAGTTGCAGTCCTATTCCACGGCCGGCCCTTCAGCGGTTATTGATACGGGGGAAGGGCTGTTACGTCTGACCGGCCTGACGAATGACGGCGGCCCCTCCGATGCGCCGACGCAAGCCGGTGTGCATTACACCTATACGCTCAAGCAGGCCCAGGATCAACCCGGTGCCGATGAGTCCACGGATTCGATCTTCCTGGCGGTGACGGACAAGAAAGATGTGACAGGTGAGGGCACCCTGACCGTCGCCATTCTCGATGATGTTCCCACGGCGGTTGCCGACAGTGGCACTGTTCTCGCCGGGCAGACGCTCGATGTGTCCGCCGCGAACGGCGTTCTTGCCAACGATACGGCCGGAGCGGACGGCTGGCACGCCGACGGTGCCGTGGTTGGCGTCGCGGCAGGCAACAGCGGTGTGCCCGTTGGCGGAGTCGCTATGGAGATTGTCGGCGCACACGGCACCTTGACCCTCCATGCGGACGGCTCCTACAGCTATGCGGCTGATCCCAACGCAGCGCCCCTGACGCCGCAAGTTTCGGATGACTTTATCTATACGGTGCGCGATGCGGATGGTGACGAAACCACCGCCCTGTTGACGATTACCGTTGTCAACAACCGGACGCCGGACGCCAATAACGATGCACGCACCACGCCCGAGGATACGCCGATCAGCGGCAATGTGATCAGCGGCGGCGGTGACGGCGATGTGGCCGACGGCGATGACGACGGCGACACCCTGACGGTGACGCAGATTCGCATTGACGGTACGACCTATACGGTTCCGGAGAACGGTTCCGTCAGCGTCGATCTTGCCGGGCAGGGCACGCTGGTGATGTCCGGCGACGGCAGCTATGGCTTCACCCCGGTCGCGGACTGGCACGGTACGGTGCCGGGCATCCTCTACACGGTCAGCGACGGGACCGGCGCGGACAACGGTACGGCCACGGCGCGGCTGGATATTGTCGTCACACCGGTCGTCGACATTGCCGACGATGCGGCAACCACCCGGGTCAATCAGCCCGTTACCACGCCGGTACTGGATAACGACAGTTTTGAAGGCACGCCACGGATCACCGCCTTCACTCCGCCCGGCCACGGCACGGTGACGGACAACGGTGACGGCACTCTGACCTACACCCCCGAAGAGGGATACACCGGCAGTGACAGCTACACCTATACCGTCACCAGCGGTGGTGTCACGGAAACGGCCACGGTGACCATTTCGGTGACCAATGACGCACTGATTGCCAATGACGATGCACGCACCACGCCGGAGGATACGCCGATCAGTGGTAATGTGATCAGTGGCGGCGGTGATGGTGATGTGGCCGACAGCGATGGTGACGGCGACACCCTGACGGTGACGCAGATCCGCATTGACGGCACGACCTACGCGGTTCCAGAGAACGGTTCCGTCAGCGTTGATCTTGCCGGGCAGGGTACGCTGGTGATGTCCGGCGACGGCAGTTATGACTTCACCCCGGTCGCGGACTGGCACGGTACGGTGCCGGGCATCCTCTACACGGTCAGTGACGGGACCGGAGCGGACAACGGTACGGCCACGGCACGGCTGGATATTGTCGTCACACCGGTCGTCGACATTGCCGACGATGCGGCAACCACCCGAGTCAATCAGCCCGTTACCACGCCGGTACTGGATAACGACAGTTTTGAAGGCACGCCACGGATCACCGCCTTCACTCCGCCCGGCCACGGCACGGTGACGGACAACGGTGACGGCACTCTGACCTACACCCCCGACGAGGGATACACCGGCAGTGACAGCTACACCTATACCGTCACCAGTGGCGGTGTCACGGAATCGGCCACGGTAACCCTTGACGTGACCGACACGCCAACGCCAGACCCCGATCCTGGTCCTGGTCCGGGTCCGGGTCCCGAGCCGGATCCAGACGGTGATGTGCCGCCTCTGCCCGAAGTGGACCCGGGATGGAATGGCGAGCAGCCCGAGGGCTCTGAACCACCTTCCGATGGCGGCCACGGTGCAACAGACAATCCGACATCGCCGGAGGATGATCCGATGGGGGATGATCCGTCTTATCCGGGCGATAATGATCTCTTCGATCCCGTGCCGCATCTGGCCAGTGTGTTTGACGCCGAACATCGCAAGGCCGATTATGACCTGGTGCTGGATATGGAGATCCACGACCAGATGGCAAGAATCCGCGAGACCTTCTCGTACAAAGTGCCGGACAGCACCTTTGCCATTAAGTTAACGTCGGACGCTCCTTTGGACGAAACGCCGCGTATTCACCTCAAGGCGCAGCTTGCCAGCGGTGCTCCGCTGCCAGAATGGCTCCATTTTAAGCCGGAATCCGCTACCTTCAGCGGAACCCCTCCCGAGGGCATGGACGTTGTCGACGTCAAAGTTATTGCCTATACCGAGGACGGTCAGGAAGCCGAAGTGGTGTTCAGTATTATCATTCAGCCGCAGAAAACAGCGGCACCCGGCGCGAATGACACCGCCGGGGAAGGCGAAGATGCCGACGGGCCGTCCCAACCGGCTTCTGGAACCTCCGAGATCAAAGCTGAAGGTATTGCCGCCGGTTTGTCGCTCAGCCTTGCCGGGCTTTTCCGCCGTCCTCAACGCGGCGTTCTCGACGGCGTGGCCTGTGCTGAATCCTGCCGGTTTGAGCGACAACGGCGTCAATTACTTGAAGACCTCGGGCTCCATGGCGATTAA
- a CDS encoding response regulator transcription factor — translation MMLQKPIKLLLVENDTDLRENVVEFFELSGYQVTAAINAEDFYLAVTKDSYQVAVIDIGLPDQSGLKLTNYLRRMDPNVGIIILTANDADNIKVKGYKAGADNYLVKPASGPLLESAIESLLVRMQQVVPVAAMGERTFPKGDTPCWHLNVRRWVLVPPCGTEIQLTARELKFLTCLADAEGGTVTRHHFLGMLYPTADDYSGRAMDAMVRRLRKKITDTVPQSEQPIKTVYGSGYCFPQLYIY, via the coding sequence ATGATGCTTCAGAAGCCCATCAAGCTGCTGTTGGTGGAAAATGATACCGATCTTCGTGAAAATGTGGTCGAGTTCTTCGAGTTGTCCGGCTATCAGGTCACTGCGGCGATTAACGCCGAAGACTTCTATTTGGCTGTGACAAAGGATTCCTATCAGGTAGCCGTCATTGATATCGGCCTTCCAGACCAATCGGGATTGAAACTGACAAACTACTTACGCCGAATGGATCCGAATGTCGGTATTATCATCCTTACTGCAAACGATGCGGACAACATTAAAGTCAAGGGCTACAAAGCGGGTGCCGACAATTATCTGGTGAAACCTGCTTCCGGTCCTCTGCTGGAATCCGCAATTGAATCTTTGTTGGTTCGTATGCAGCAAGTGGTGCCGGTAGCAGCCATGGGAGAACGTACTTTTCCGAAGGGAGATACGCCCTGCTGGCATCTCAATGTGCGCCGATGGGTGCTGGTCCCTCCCTGTGGAACGGAGATTCAACTGACGGCGCGTGAGCTTAAATTCCTTACCTGCTTAGCTGACGCTGAGGGCGGCACGGTGACACGGCACCACTTTTTAGGCATGCTCTACCCGACTGCGGATGACTACAGTGGGCGGGCCATGGATGCCATGGTGCGGCGGTTGCGAAAAAAGATAACCGATACAGTTCCGCAATCGGAGCAACCCATCAAGACCGTTTATGGTTCAGGGTATTGTTTCCCCCAGCTTTACATCTACTGA